The following proteins are co-located in the Actinomycetota bacterium genome:
- a CDS encoding dodecin domain-containing protein: MSVFNTIDLEGVSSESWGDAAREALREAAKTIRHISKMDVIGTSCSIDDNRVHEYRTAVRLYFEVESSRR, translated from the coding sequence ATGAGCGTCTTCAACACCATCGACTTGGAAGGGGTATCCAGCGAGTCTTGGGGAGACGCGGCACGCGAGGCGCTCCGCGAAGCGGCTAAGACAATCCGACACATCTCGAAGATGGACGTGATCGGAACATCGTGCTCAATCGATGACAACAGGGTTCACGAGTACCGCACGGCGGTGCGCTTGTACTTCGAGGTCGAATCCTCCCGCAGGTAG
- a CDS encoding phosphoenolpyruvate carboxykinase: MAQVLEGPGYVLEAKSLLIDPGRQRLVELSAAMPNARPTKYGNLNITTRVDSRSVASTFFVTDSPDTLPGHKTISRSEFERIAEMQDRYIREQDMLVINGYIGNDPDFRVRARLIIEAANANVAGSQDLLYFRDGDEDAEPQLTVIYTPNLPADGYPNDRLIAADVDAGITRILNSDYFGESKKGGLRMWNAFVYNRGGLGLHAGCKVIPSGGKEKTFLIVGLSGTGKTTTTFTRQNDSKPVQDDFVALMPGGKVYGTENGCFAKTYALSAEDEPTIHGAVTAPGAYLENVSQHNGELDFFDETFTANGRAVFSMDKLGWYKDAREIDVVDSLLILNRNNNIIPAVARLPREAAAAYFMLGETMGTSAGGKDEAGKALRIPGTNPFFPLAHALQGNRFLELIHSAPMNVYLMNTGWIGGGEGDSDAKKIKIRVSSAVVKGIADGTIEWQTDPDFGYEVATTVPGIDDDELLRPGLLYERQDRADEYAKHVARLKAERVAFLAQYEGLDPSIVAAIA, from the coding sequence ATGGCACAAGTACTGGAAGGCCCCGGATACGTACTCGAGGCCAAGTCGCTGCTGATCGATCCAGGCCGGCAGCGTTTGGTCGAACTCTCTGCGGCTATGCCGAATGCACGGCCGACTAAGTACGGCAACCTGAACATCACGACACGAGTCGACTCACGCAGCGTTGCGTCGACGTTCTTCGTCACCGACTCGCCCGACACCCTGCCCGGTCACAAGACCATCTCGCGCTCGGAGTTCGAGCGGATCGCGGAAATGCAGGACCGGTACATCCGCGAACAGGACATGCTCGTGATCAACGGATACATCGGGAACGACCCCGACTTCCGCGTCCGCGCCCGCTTGATCATCGAAGCAGCCAACGCCAATGTCGCCGGCTCTCAAGACCTGCTGTACTTCAGGGACGGCGACGAAGACGCGGAACCACAGCTCACCGTGATCTACACGCCGAACCTCCCCGCCGACGGCTACCCGAACGACCGCCTCATTGCCGCGGATGTCGATGCCGGGATCACAAGGATCCTGAACTCCGACTACTTCGGGGAGTCCAAGAAGGGCGGCCTGCGAATGTGGAACGCCTTCGTCTACAACCGCGGCGGACTCGGACTGCATGCCGGCTGCAAGGTAATCCCCAGCGGCGGCAAAGAGAAGACGTTCCTCATCGTCGGGCTCTCGGGCACGGGCAAGACGACAACCACCTTCACGCGCCAAAACGACTCTAAGCCGGTGCAAGACGACTTCGTCGCACTGATGCCCGGAGGCAAGGTCTACGGAACCGAGAACGGCTGCTTTGCGAAAACCTACGCGCTGTCGGCAGAAGACGAGCCCACCATCCACGGCGCAGTGACCGCTCCCGGGGCTTACCTCGAAAACGTCTCGCAGCACAACGGCGAGTTGGACTTCTTCGACGAGACCTTCACGGCAAACGGGCGCGCGGTGTTCTCGATGGACAAACTCGGCTGGTACAAGGACGCGCGCGAGATCGATGTCGTGGACTCGCTGCTGATCCTTAACCGCAACAACAACATCATCCCCGCCGTCGCGCGCCTTCCGCGCGAAGCCGCCGCCGCATACTTCATGCTCGGAGAGACAATGGGAACTTCGGCCGGCGGGAAAGACGAAGCCGGCAAGGCGCTTCGAATCCCGGGGACCAACCCCTTCTTCCCTCTAGCTCACGCACTGCAGGGCAATCGCTTTTTGGAACTCATTCACTCGGCGCCGATGAACGTATACCTGATGAACACAGGTTGGATCGGCGGCGGCGAAGGGGACTCCGATGCCAAGAAGATCAAGATCCGAGTCTCCTCGGCCGTGGTCAAAGGCATCGCCGACGGAACGATCGAATGGCAAACCGATCCGGACTTCGGCTACGAGGTTGCGACGACCGTTCCCGGAATCGACGACGACGAACTCTTGCGTCCGGGCCTGCTATACGAACGGCAGGACCGCGCCGACGAGTACGCAAAGCACGTCGCGCGCCTGAAGGCAGAGCGCGTCGCTTTCCTGGCCCAATACGAAGGGCTCGACCCCTCTATCGTCGCCGCGATCGCATAG
- a CDS encoding Lrp/AsnC ligand binding domain-containing protein, which translates to MVNAYILIQTEVGKAANVAKSAAAIKGVLSAEDVTGPYDVIVRAEAKTVDDLGKLVVARIQSVEGITRTLTCPVVHL; encoded by the coding sequence ATGGTCAACGCCTACATCCTGATCCAAACGGAGGTCGGCAAGGCGGCCAACGTTGCGAAATCGGCTGCAGCGATCAAGGGTGTGCTGTCGGCCGAAGACGTCACCGGCCCGTACGACGTGATCGTGCGCGCCGAGGCAAAGACGGTCGACGATCTCGGCAAGCTTGTCGTCGCGCGCATTCAGAGCGTCGAGGGGATCACGCGCACGCTCACGTGTCCGGTGGTCCACCTCTAG
- the ilvA gene encoding threonine ammonia-lyase, which produces MITLADVLEARRRLAGVLVPTPVEESRTLSRLAGRPVLLKPEQRQLTGSYKIRGAYNRISQLPPGGEVVAASAGNHAQGVARAAALTGNHATIFMPRTAALPKVEATRADGATVRLHGDVVDDCFLAAQAYARDVGAVWVPPFDDPDIIAGQGTLGLEIAEEAPEVEVVVVPVGGGGLISGVATALAAVRPGVKVIGVQAEGSASMRAALDAGRCVTLDEVSTIADGIAVRSASDLTLAHVQAYVHDVVTVSDDQISTAMVLLLERVKAVVEPAGAAALAAVLAGKIPGSGPALAVLSGGNVDPLLLIKLIEHGLSAAGRYLMLRIVLDDRPGALAALTGSVAAIGLNVLEVEHHRVGVKLGIDKVEVLITLETRDPEHRSEIVERLRSEGFQVEPGE; this is translated from the coding sequence ATGATCACTCTGGCCGACGTTCTTGAGGCGCGCAGGCGTCTCGCCGGCGTGCTGGTCCCCACACCGGTGGAGGAGTCGCGCACGTTGTCCCGGCTCGCCGGCCGGCCGGTGCTTCTCAAGCCCGAGCAGCGCCAACTCACCGGTTCGTACAAGATTCGCGGAGCGTATAACCGGATCTCGCAGTTGCCGCCGGGCGGCGAAGTTGTCGCCGCATCGGCGGGGAATCACGCGCAGGGGGTCGCGCGGGCCGCCGCTCTTACCGGTAACCACGCCACGATCTTCATGCCGCGCACGGCTGCACTGCCCAAGGTCGAGGCGACGCGCGCCGACGGCGCGACTGTGCGTCTGCACGGGGACGTCGTGGACGATTGCTTCTTGGCGGCGCAGGCCTACGCGCGGGACGTGGGGGCCGTGTGGGTTCCGCCGTTCGACGATCCCGACATCATTGCCGGGCAAGGGACACTCGGTCTGGAAATCGCCGAAGAGGCTCCGGAAGTGGAGGTCGTGGTCGTTCCGGTCGGTGGGGGAGGTCTGATCTCGGGAGTCGCGACGGCGCTCGCGGCCGTCCGTCCCGGGGTGAAGGTGATCGGCGTGCAGGCGGAGGGGTCCGCGTCGATGCGGGCGGCACTGGACGCGGGCCGGTGCGTGACGCTCGACGAGGTGTCTACGATCGCTGATGGGATCGCCGTGCGGTCCGCATCGGATCTGACGCTCGCGCACGTGCAGGCGTACGTGCACGACGTCGTGACTGTGAGCGACGATCAGATCTCGACCGCGATGGTTCTCTTGCTTGAGCGAGTGAAAGCCGTCGTCGAGCCCGCCGGCGCCGCCGCACTCGCCGCGGTTCTTGCAGGCAAGATCCCCGGGAGCGGTCCGGCGCTCGCGGTGCTGTCGGGAGGCAACGTTGACCCACTCTTGCTGATCAAGCTGATCGAGCACGGCTTGTCCGCTGCGGGGCGCTATCTGATGCTTCGCATTGTGCTTGACGACCGACCGGGTGCACTGGCGGCGCTGACCGGTTCCGTCGCCGCAATCGGACTGAACGTGTTGGAAGTCGAGCACCACCGCGTCGGGGTGAAGCTCGGGATAGACAAAGTCGAGGTGTTGATCACACTGGAGACTCGCGATCCGGAGCATCGCAGTGAGATCGTCGAGCGGTTGCGCTCCGAGGGGTTTCAGGTCGAGCCGGGCGAGTAG
- a CDS encoding D-alanine--D-alanine ligase family protein — protein sequence MTLRVAVLYGGVSEEHEVSVVSARGVLAAIDRSKYEVLPVAVTKSGLWLLPDQSPEGIYLQPGKMPAVDGSEGRPLTLRRGGELEGAGLPGPVDVVFPVLHGKGGEDGAIQGMLESLGVPYVGAGVAASAVGMDKSLQKPVFAAAGIPVTPWSRVRRHDFVRDPGGVARGARAAVGLPCFVKPARLGSSVGVSKCRTEEELLRGLHAALALDDVALVEESISGRELECAVLGNDDPEASVVGEIVPVNEFYDYEAKYLVDGSELLIPADVSESVAEQVRRWSLTAFTAIGCAGMARADFFLAGDGRVLLNEINTIPGFTPISMYPKLWEASGIPYSKLIDRLIELALDARARRA from the coding sequence ATGACGTTGCGGGTGGCGGTTCTCTACGGCGGCGTTTCCGAGGAGCACGAGGTTTCCGTGGTGAGTGCGCGCGGCGTGTTGGCCGCGATCGACCGCAGCAAGTACGAGGTGCTGCCGGTCGCTGTGACCAAGAGCGGTCTGTGGCTCCTGCCCGATCAATCCCCCGAGGGGATCTATCTCCAGCCCGGGAAGATGCCGGCCGTGGACGGAAGCGAGGGGCGTCCGCTGACTCTGCGCCGCGGCGGCGAACTCGAGGGCGCGGGGCTTCCGGGTCCGGTCGACGTGGTCTTCCCGGTCTTGCACGGCAAAGGAGGGGAGGACGGCGCGATCCAAGGGATGCTGGAGTCGCTCGGCGTACCGTACGTCGGGGCCGGTGTCGCGGCGAGCGCGGTAGGTATGGACAAGTCCTTACAGAAGCCGGTATTCGCCGCTGCGGGCATCCCGGTAACGCCGTGGTCGCGGGTCCGCCGCCATGACTTCGTGCGGGATCCCGGTGGCGTCGCGCGCGGCGCGCGCGCCGCGGTCGGGTTGCCGTGTTTCGTGAAACCGGCTCGGCTCGGTTCCAGCGTTGGAGTGTCGAAGTGCCGTACCGAAGAAGAGCTTCTGCGGGGATTACACGCAGCGCTCGCGCTCGACGACGTCGCGCTCGTGGAGGAGTCAATCAGCGGCCGCGAACTTGAGTGCGCCGTGCTGGGTAACGACGATCCGGAAGCTTCGGTTGTGGGCGAGATCGTTCCCGTCAACGAGTTCTACGACTACGAGGCGAAGTACCTCGTCGACGGAAGCGAGTTGTTGATTCCCGCGGACGTGTCGGAGTCCGTTGCCGAACAGGTGCGACGCTGGTCGCTGACGGCATTCACCGCCATCGGCTGCGCGGGGATGGCGCGCGCGGATTTCTTCCTGGCCGGCGACGGGCGTGTACTGCTGAACGAGATCAATACGATCCCGGGATTCACGCCGATTTCGATGTATCCCAAGTTGTGGGAAGCCTCTGGAATCCCTTACTCGAAGTTGATCGACCGTCTGATCGAACTCGCGCTGGACGCGCGCGCGCGCCGCGCATGA
- a CDS encoding aminotransferase class I/II-fold pyridoxal phosphate-dependent enzyme, which produces MQDGFDIADDEEGLGFTTRAVSAWKNVGEVRQRPASPPIYQAATFVFDDIDDFADVGMRKIDGGYLYSRWANPTTDALARTLALLEGTEAAACFASGMAAIAGALRPLVRHGDHIVSSAQLYGGTHALFTGGMARAGVDVTMVDVGDLAAIDAAFTDRTRALYCETIGNPSLDIADIDGLSAIARAHGVPLVADATFTPPCILRPVEHGVDLVVHSATKYLGGHSDVIGGVVAGSASAIADIRLHAIDAGACLAPFDAWLLARGVQTLALRMERICASALTLARFLEDHEAVSRVVYPGLETHPQHARARALLDGCFGGMLTLEVAGGLAAGRRFLERVRVAAPAASLGGTKTLVVHPASVTHTQLDERQLLAAGITAGMLRVSVGIEDVEDLVADFERALR; this is translated from the coding sequence GTGCAGGACGGTTTTGACATCGCAGACGATGAAGAAGGCCTCGGGTTCACGACGCGTGCCGTGAGCGCGTGGAAGAACGTCGGCGAGGTTCGCCAGCGACCCGCGTCCCCGCCGATCTACCAGGCGGCGACATTCGTTTTCGACGACATCGACGATTTCGCGGACGTTGGGATGCGCAAGATCGACGGCGGTTACTTGTATTCACGGTGGGCCAACCCGACGACCGACGCGCTTGCGCGAACTCTCGCCTTGCTGGAGGGAACCGAAGCCGCGGCATGTTTCGCCAGCGGCATGGCTGCGATCGCGGGGGCCTTGCGGCCGCTGGTGCGCCACGGGGACCACATCGTGAGTTCCGCCCAGTTGTACGGTGGAACGCATGCATTGTTCACCGGGGGCATGGCGCGCGCCGGCGTCGATGTGACGATGGTCGACGTCGGTGATTTGGCGGCCATCGATGCGGCGTTTACCGACCGCACGCGCGCGCTGTACTGCGAGACCATTGGGAACCCGTCCCTGGACATCGCCGATATCGACGGCCTGTCCGCGATCGCGCGCGCGCACGGCGTTCCGCTGGTTGCCGACGCCACGTTCACGCCGCCGTGCATTCTGAGGCCCGTGGAGCACGGAGTCGACCTCGTGGTGCACTCGGCTACGAAGTACCTCGGAGGTCACTCGGACGTGATCGGCGGAGTCGTCGCCGGAAGCGCTTCGGCCATTGCGGACATCCGCCTGCACGCGATCGACGCCGGGGCGTGCCTGGCTCCCTTCGACGCGTGGTTGCTGGCGCGCGGCGTACAGACCCTGGCCCTGCGCATGGAGCGCATCTGCGCGAGCGCGCTGACGCTTGCGCGCTTCCTAGAGGACCACGAGGCCGTCTCGCGCGTCGTGTACCCGGGACTGGAGACGCATCCGCAACATGCGCGCGCCCGGGCTCTCCTGGACGGCTGCTTCGGTGGAATGCTTACGCTCGAGGTCGCCGGTGGTCTTGCGGCCGGGCGCAGGTTCTTGGAGCGCGTCCGCGTTGCCGCACCGGCGGCGAGCCTTGGGGGGACCAAGACGCTGGTCGTGCACCCCGCGTCGGTGACGCACACGCAACTGGACGAGCGCCAGTTGCTAGCTGCCGGCATCACTGCGGGGATGCTTCGCGTATCGGTGGGTATCGAAGACGTGGAGGATTTGGTGGCGGATTTCGAGAGGGCGCTGCGATGA
- a CDS encoding NAD(P)H-dependent glycerol-3-phosphate dehydrogenase, with protein sequence MSKIAVLGAGSWGTAFAAVLARNQQPTMLWARRSDCADEINREHRNEAYLPGMQLPSSLRATADLDRALEGSKVVVLAVPSHCLRDKCAEIADRVLPDVTLVSLAKGVEQHTLLRMSEVVAQAARVPANRIAVVSGPNLAREVARGAPGATVAACVDEERARALQALFHAPSFRVYTNTDVCGVEIAGAAKNVIAIAAGVADGFGYGENSVAALVTRGLVEITRLGVHMGANPLTFVGLAGVGDLVATCMSKLSRNHHVGEELAKGRALDDIISSMSMVAEGVKSCAAILELARRVDVDMPIASRVGRALYEGADAREMVDDLLTRDPEPEFLGIPNG encoded by the coding sequence GTGAGCAAGATCGCTGTTCTTGGAGCGGGTTCGTGGGGTACTGCGTTTGCCGCCGTCCTGGCTCGTAACCAGCAGCCGACGATGCTGTGGGCTCGTCGCAGTGACTGCGCCGACGAGATCAACCGCGAACACCGCAACGAGGCGTACCTGCCTGGAATGCAGCTTCCGTCGTCGTTGCGCGCGACCGCCGACCTTGATCGGGCGCTGGAGGGGTCGAAGGTCGTGGTTCTCGCCGTTCCGTCTCACTGCCTGCGCGACAAGTGCGCCGAGATTGCCGATCGCGTTCTGCCCGACGTGACGCTGGTAAGTTTGGCCAAGGGAGTCGAGCAGCACACGCTTCTGCGGATGTCCGAGGTTGTCGCGCAAGCTGCGCGGGTGCCGGCGAACCGCATCGCCGTGGTCAGTGGACCCAACCTGGCGCGCGAGGTCGCGCGCGGCGCACCCGGCGCGACGGTGGCGGCCTGCGTGGATGAAGAGCGGGCCCGCGCCCTGCAGGCGTTATTCCACGCTCCAAGCTTCCGCGTCTACACGAACACCGACGTCTGCGGCGTGGAGATCGCCGGCGCCGCCAAGAACGTGATCGCGATCGCCGCCGGCGTTGCGGACGGCTTCGGGTACGGGGAGAACTCGGTGGCTGCGCTCGTCACGCGGGGGCTGGTCGAGATCACCCGGCTCGGCGTGCACATGGGCGCGAATCCGCTGACGTTCGTCGGCCTCGCCGGCGTCGGGGATCTTGTTGCCACCTGCATGTCGAAGCTCAGTCGCAACCACCACGTGGGTGAGGAACTTGCCAAGGGTCGCGCGCTTGACGACATCATTTCGTCGATGAGCATGGTCGCGGAGGGAGTAAAGTCCTGTGCGGCGATCCTCGAACTCGCGAGGCGCGTGGATGTGGACATGCCGATTGCTTCGAGGGTCGGGCGCGCGCTTTACGAGGGAGCAGACGCTAGGGAGATGGTGGACGACTTGCTCACGCGTGATCCCGAGCCCGAGTTCCTTGGCATTCCGAACGGATAG
- a CDS encoding lysophospholipid acyltransferase family protein → MEPVYIAARVILVPLLRLLFRFRTVGRVRIPRRGPAIVAPNHISNFDPLCIAYLIDRSGRRPRFLGKASLWRNPLLRFVLEGARQIPVHRGTGEASPMVAAEAAIRRGEVVVLYPEGTITTDRDLWPMRGKTGVARLALSTGAPVYPVAVWGPQWIAGKGRRGRYFGHRLITFNIGEAMTFPDLDGRQDDAEVRREVTDRVMSEVDRLVRELRKIHPDRGAVPPRTRGKS, encoded by the coding sequence ATGGAGCCGGTATATATCGCTGCGCGTGTCATCCTCGTCCCGCTGCTTCGGCTGCTGTTTCGGTTTCGGACCGTCGGCCGTGTGAGAATCCCTCGGCGCGGGCCGGCTATCGTCGCCCCGAACCATATCTCAAACTTCGACCCCCTCTGTATCGCATATCTGATCGACCGCAGCGGTCGACGCCCTCGATTCCTGGGAAAGGCATCGCTGTGGAGGAATCCGCTGCTGCGCTTCGTTCTGGAAGGCGCGCGCCAGATCCCTGTTCATCGCGGCACGGGTGAGGCGAGTCCGATGGTCGCGGCGGAAGCCGCCATTCGCCGAGGCGAGGTTGTGGTGCTGTACCCGGAGGGCACGATCACGACGGATCGCGACCTGTGGCCGATGCGCGGCAAGACCGGCGTTGCCCGCTTGGCTCTGTCCACGGGTGCTCCCGTGTATCCCGTCGCGGTTTGGGGGCCGCAGTGGATTGCCGGGAAGGGAAGGCGCGGGCGTTACTTCGGGCACAGGTTGATCACGTTCAACATCGGAGAGGCGATGACGTTTCCGGATCTTGACGGCCGCCAGGATGACGCCGAGGTCCGGCGAGAGGTAACCGATCGAGTGATGAGCGAAGTGGACCGGCTCGTGCGCGAACTTCGCAAGATCCACCCCGACCGGGGTGCGGTTCCGCCGCGAACAAGGGGGAAGTCGTGA
- the cofC gene encoding 2-phospho-L-lactate guanylyltransferase, with protein MKLVIVPMKPLARAKERLSEVLTPQQRRMLSLAMLEDVTRAAGALDAVWVLTSDDDAVEVARKAGAEARPDPTPDAGLNASLIAATDQAIAEGAQGVLILSADCPAATAEDVLAIAIGPGVVLAPDRTGKGTNALWRSPPNAIEPSFGTGSRRAHFARAHLGGVSFAVIARARIALDIDDPRDLETARNAPVGPATRAALDTLGYPRHGR; from the coding sequence ATGAAACTCGTCATCGTTCCGATGAAACCGCTGGCGCGCGCCAAGGAGCGCTTGTCCGAGGTATTGACTCCCCAGCAGCGACGAATGCTGTCCCTGGCGATGCTCGAAGACGTGACTCGTGCCGCCGGAGCACTCGACGCGGTGTGGGTACTCACGAGCGACGATGACGCGGTCGAGGTCGCTCGAAAGGCCGGAGCTGAGGCCCGACCCGACCCGACCCCCGACGCGGGGCTGAACGCCTCGCTTATCGCCGCCACCGACCAAGCGATCGCGGAAGGGGCACAAGGCGTACTCATCCTCTCAGCCGACTGTCCCGCCGCGACAGCCGAAGACGTGCTGGCAATCGCAATCGGTCCAGGGGTCGTGCTCGCTCCGGACCGAACCGGAAAGGGCACAAACGCGCTGTGGCGCTCGCCTCCGAATGCCATTGAGCCGTCTTTCGGCACGGGGAGCCGGCGGGCGCACTTCGCGCGCGCCCACCTCGGCGGCGTGTCCTTCGCCGTCATTGCGCGCGCGCGCATCGCTCTGGACATCGACGATCCGCGAGACCTCGAAACTGCGCGCAACGCACCCGTCGGCCCGGCAACCCGGGCGGCACTGGACACGCTCGGGTATCCTCGCCACGGGAGGTGA
- a CDS encoding HU family DNA-binding protein gives MNRSQFLRTVSERTGAHKRDVEHVWEHSLAVIQESIRKGEKVSITGFGIFKQRVRKAGKRKNPQTGETIKVPAAKLPKFLPAKQFKLYVGGGVKALPAIATKPVALAAEVVAKAAPKKAAAKKPAAKKPAAKAAPKKAAAKKPAAKAAPKKAAAKKPAAKAAPKKAAAKKK, from the coding sequence GTGAACAGAAGTCAGTTCTTGCGCACGGTCTCAGAGCGGACCGGCGCGCACAAGCGAGACGTCGAGCACGTCTGGGAGCACTCGCTCGCGGTGATCCAGGAGTCGATCCGCAAGGGCGAGAAGGTCAGCATCACGGGTTTCGGAATCTTCAAGCAGCGCGTCCGCAAGGCCGGGAAGCGGAAGAACCCGCAGACGGGCGAGACGATCAAGGTTCCCGCCGCGAAGCTGCCGAAGTTCCTGCCGGCGAAGCAGTTCAAGTTGTACGTGGGTGGCGGCGTCAAGGCACTTCCCGCAATCGCGACCAAGCCGGTCGCGCTGGCCGCCGAGGTTGTGGCGAAGGCCGCACCGAAGAAGGCCGCTGCGAAGAAGCCTGCTGCGAAGAAGCCTGCAGCAAAGGCTGCACCGAAGAAGGCCGCTGCGAAGAAGCCTGCAGCAAAGGCCGCACCGAAGAAGGCCGCTGCGAAGAAGCCTGCAGCAAAGGCCGCACCGAAGAAGGCCGCTGCGAAGAAGAAGTAA
- a CDS encoding 4Fe-4S binding protein: MSEHSDVLDPERSGAGAGTDDLEQAFAAPDARVPHLPPSGAEPNLLHIGWVSRLLRSRFYPGALQWIGILVFGVVMGTTLFGPPEFDKNIGATVVWILWWPLLPISFFLFSRLWCTVCPYPVVGEWFQKLVGVNLKVPKWLKKYGIWIIDFTFLAITWGDHVFGIVESPRGTGYLLLAILTGAIVTSLFLERRAFCTHLCFLGGLSGNYSMTSPLALRSNKGNCKATCADSWCAKGSDHAPACPMFQTPRTMDSNRDCNLCAYCIKSCPQGSLRLELRKPTSEFWSIRKPRPEVAFLAIVLVGVVIVQNLTMLGAYETILSRVASITGTSNVDLNFTVVFLLAMAAPVLLLFLTSAISARLGGGTMGRDFTRFGYALIPLDLAGHVGHNLLHLLGEGLAVPRAIMGAFGRRWTGSTALLNTPTISVLQYLILGAGVFATVYAAYRISRRNGGKANLGALIPQLALIGVLVAVNIYMFAQPMAHRA; the protein is encoded by the coding sequence ATGTCTGAGCACTCCGACGTGTTGGATCCAGAGCGATCGGGTGCCGGGGCGGGAACCGATGATCTTGAGCAGGCCTTCGCCGCGCCCGACGCACGGGTTCCGCACCTTCCTCCGTCCGGGGCCGAACCCAACCTGTTGCACATAGGTTGGGTGTCGCGGTTGTTGCGCAGCCGCTTCTATCCGGGCGCGCTGCAGTGGATCGGCATCCTGGTCTTTGGCGTCGTGATGGGAACGACGCTGTTTGGTCCTCCGGAGTTCGACAAGAACATCGGGGCCACCGTCGTGTGGATTCTGTGGTGGCCGCTGCTCCCGATCTCGTTCTTCCTCTTCTCGCGGCTGTGGTGCACCGTGTGTCCCTATCCCGTCGTGGGGGAATGGTTTCAGAAACTGGTCGGCGTGAACCTGAAGGTTCCGAAATGGTTGAAGAAGTACGGGATCTGGATCATCGACTTCACGTTCCTGGCGATCACTTGGGGTGACCACGTCTTCGGCATCGTGGAGTCACCGCGCGGCACCGGTTACCTCTTGCTCGCCATCCTGACGGGGGCGATCGTCACGAGCCTCTTCCTGGAACGCAGGGCGTTCTGCACTCACTTGTGTTTCCTGGGCGGGTTGTCGGGCAACTACTCGATGACGTCTCCGCTGGCCCTTCGATCCAACAAGGGGAACTGCAAGGCCACGTGTGCGGACTCTTGGTGTGCGAAGGGGTCCGACCATGCGCCGGCGTGTCCGATGTTCCAGACGCCGCGCACGATGGACTCCAACCGTGACTGCAACCTGTGCGCTTACTGCATCAAGTCGTGCCCGCAGGGATCGCTCCGGCTGGAGTTGCGCAAACCGACGTCGGAGTTCTGGTCGATTCGCAAGCCTCGTCCAGAGGTAGCGTTTCTAGCGATCGTTCTCGTCGGCGTTGTGATTGTTCAGAACCTGACGATGCTCGGAGCCTATGAGACGATTCTGAGCCGCGTCGCGTCGATTACCGGCACTTCGAACGTCGACCTCAACTTCACCGTCGTGTTCCTCCTTGCCATGGCGGCTCCCGTGCTTCTGCTCTTTTTGACCAGCGCGATTTCCGCGCGTCTCGGGGGCGGCACGATGGGACGGGACTTCACGCGCTTCGGCTACGCGCTTATCCCGTTGGACCTCGCGGGCCACGTCGGCCACAACCTGCTGCACCTTCTGGGCGAAGGCCTGGCCGTCCCCAGAGCGATCATGGGGGCCTTTGGTCGCCGGTGGACCGGCAGTACGGCGTTGCTGAACACCCCGACGATCAGCGTGCTGCAGTACTTGATTCTGGGCGCCGGCGTCTTTGCCACGGTCTACGCGGCGTACCGTATCTCGCGTCGCAACGGCGGAAAGGCGAATCTGGGCGCGCTGATTCCGCAACTCGCGCTGATCGGAGTGCTGGTGGCGGTCAACATCTACATGTTCGCTCAGCCGATGGCGCACCGGGCGTAG